The DNA window AAAGTCGAATGGGCTAAGCAGCTCTTGGAGACAACAAATCTAACCATAAATCAGATAAGTGATGATTTGGGATTCTGTGATGCAGGGTATTTTATTAAAACATTCAGAAAGTTCGAAAATCTAACTCCAAGCGTATACCGAAATGCATATAAGAATCCTTAATAACACTCTTACTACTTGCTTTAGAAAATGAAAATTTCATCTAAAGACCTTCCGTCACAATGATTAAAATCAATCCCTAAAATTTTTGCCATCGTAGGGGCTATATCTACCATTTTAATATCCCCGATATGATAGTCATTTTTAACCTTATTTCCGGAGACAACTACGTTGCATCTATAATCGTCTTTATCGGGAGAATAGCCATGCGTCGCATATTTAACGCCTTGCTTGTCCAAATCGACAATCGTTGGTTCATCCATGCTCTCATCGAAACAATAACCTCGCTTAGCTTCAAGCATATACTTTGTTGTTTGACCCACATGAAGATGATCCAGTTCATCTCTAGCATACAATTCCTCTATGCCAGAAGCTTCATCTTTCATATCATCCCGAATCACAGCTAATGCTAATTGTTCGGCTTCTACATCCCCCTGTTTGATATGTAGATAAGCCGATCCGCCTCCACACTGAAAGTAAGCTCTCCACTTCATTTCACCGTTTTCTTCATAGATCAGCCCTTTTTCCTGCAAAAGATTGTTCAAATGTACTTTGTACCTAACATTGAACTGTCCATGGTCTCCCAAAATCAAAAAAATCGTATCATCCTTTATACCGGCTTCATCCACTGCCTGCAAAATATCGCCTAACCGTTTATCCATACGCGTGATGACCTGCTTCACTTCGTTGCTGTCAGTTCCATACACATGCTTAGCATCATCCAAATCAATCATATGCATCATGAGAAGATTGGGCTTTTTGCGTTTAATCGTGTCTACTGCACACTTGGTCGTGAAGTCATCCAGATAGGGCTGCTCGATCCCTTTGCGAACCCGTCCGTATTTCAGCTCCATTTCGATACAGTATAAGGGACTCCCACTTTTCAATATCTTCAGTGCTTGATTTTCGTTATTAATGGCTCTGATTTCAGGTATATTGTATTGGATTGCGGATTTACCGGATACCGGCCATAGGATTCCGGCTGTGCTCAGGTTATGTTCGCGCGCAGCATCGTAAATCGTGGGCACCTTGATATCATTTCTAAACCAGAACCAGCTTTGCTCCTCTTCCTTAACAAACGGCTGAAGCGGATTATTGTGATGTATGCCATGTTTATCCGGGTATACGCCGGTTGCAATTGTAGTGTGCACCACATAAGTGAGCGTGGGATACACACTTTTCAATATATTGCTATACGCTCCGTTTTTAATTAATCTCGATAAGTTTGGAAGATGGCTTGCCGTTTCCCATTGATCTTCTGAAAAGGCATCGTAGGAGATGACGATCAGATGTTTGGCCATTGCCGTTTGTTCTGTCATTGATTTCATAAGGTTACCCCTTGTCTATCATCATGTTCAGGCTGCTCTTTAGGTAAAGTTATAAATACGAAAAATCCAATAATAAATAGTGGGATAATCGCTAAAATACTAAATTTTGCATTGCCTGTTAAGGTTGTTGTTAAAGACATCACCGCAGGACCAACAATCGCCGCAAACTTGCCAAAGATATTGTAAAAGCCAAAGAATTCATTGGATTTTTCCTTAGGAATAATCTTCGCATAATAAGACCTGCTAAGCGCCTGAATTCCCCCCTGAGCAGAACCAATTAATGCACCTAGAATAAATATATGCCAAATTGAAGTGATAAAGTAAGCCGCGATACAGGAAATGATGTATGTAAAAATTCCTACGATAATCATCGTTCTCGCTGAGTATTTTTTAGCTAGATTACCATAAATAATGGCACACGGAAATGCGACGATCTGGATAATTAGTAAAATTCCCAGTAAGCTGAAGGTGTCTAAGGCATCCGCACCCAGAATCGATGTGGCATAGGGTACTACCATTTTAATAATTGTATCTACCCCATCTATATAGAGAAAGTAGGCAATTAAAAAAACAAATACCACTTTATGCTGTCTGACATTCTTGAATGTGTCTCCCAGTCTTTTAAAGCTATTCATAATCGGTTTTGGTTCAGGCTCAATATAATATCTCTGCTGCACATCCTTGATCATAGGCATGGTCAACAATCCCCACCAAAGGGCAGTGATTATAAATCCAATCTGATAACCGATCGATTTATCCATCCCCATAAAGAGAATCAATATTAGACTGATACCAAATGGAATGACGCTGGCGATATATCCAAAAGCAAAACCTTTTGAGGATACCTTATCCATCCTATCGTCAGTGGTTATATCCACCAGAAACGAGTCATAAAAAATATTGGCTCCCGCAAAGCCTATGACTGACAAAATATAAAATACAATCAATAACTGCCACTGTCCACTCGCAGGTGCAACGAAAGCCAGCGAAGCCGTAGCCAGCACACCGATCAAAGTAAAAAATACGAAGAAGCGCTTTTTCTTATCCTTGTAATCTGCAATCGTCCCTAAAATCGGACTAAGGATAGCCACCAGAATACTTGCAATCGAATTAAAATACCCTAAATCCATGCTGTTGTTAACATTCGAAAACATCCCAAATACGATAGGCAGTAAAGCAGTTGTAACCGCCATGGAATAGGCCGAATTACCGCAGTCATATAAAATCCATGATTTTTCCTCTTTGCTTAGTTTCATCTAACAGCCACCTTTTCACCTAGTTCTTACTGTTATATCACTTAAGCATAAGAGTCGTGTTAAATGACTGTTAAACTACATATCGATAACGTTACTCGATTCAAATAAATCATGAAAAAACCATCAAGACCTTACTCCGAGCAGCAGGTTATGATGGCTTTTAACAATTTTGGTTTGAGTTTTCAGTTAGTCTTGGAAGACTTACTATATAATTTCACTAGGTGACACTCACCTTAAAAGCATCGACACTGAACGTTGCCCCATTGATAGTCAATGTACCATTGTAGTAGCCCCGCTCACCATTTGGCTTGCATTTATAATCTCCAGAACATCCACAAACAAAAAATTTAGTCTTGGTGTAACCAGGATAGATGTTATTCAGTTTCCGGTAGAATTTATGCCCGTGATGCGTAAAAATCGCTAGCACGTTATCTCTCACCTTTGTAGGAATGGCCGCAAAAAACTTACTGGTCTCCGCTGCACTTAACACATGACTAGGATCAACCGTAATCCCGCTCACTTTCAAGGGCCAATGAAAATCAATAATATAATAATGCTGATCATCCAAATTTCTTAACAAACTTAAACTAGCTGGAGTGAACTTTCCAAGTGCACAATCGAGCCATACGTACTTCACCTTTGCTTGTGTTCCCGGGAAATTCAATTTCCCAGCAACAGCCCCTAAATATGTTGTAAATAAAGACTGAGTACTTGCCTCCCAATTTCCGATAGAAGCTTTATAAGGGATGCTCCCGAGTGTGCTTGTCACCGTATTCTTAAAGTCCGTATAGTAAGCATCCGCGTTATTTCCATGATTTGCTCCCGCTTGTGTATTATCTCCCCCAAAAATAATAAACTTTTTATTCCCACTGCTCACTACTTTAGGCAAAAGCTTACTAAAAATGCTTGAACTATTCCCATACCCTACATGACTATCACCAACAACCGCAAATTCTATGATCTTGGGTGTCGCTTTAGGATTAAAGCTGCGTTTAGGTTGAAGTCTAGAGAGAAGACTCCTTCTTCTTGTGGGCTTTACCTGCCTGTTTATCTTGAACCACCCCTTTGAAATGGATTAAGTACACCTAGTGTTATTTATATTCGGTACGGGTTGGCAACTCTTGGACCAACAGATTCTTCACGAAAAATATAGATTTACTCCCCCGAATGAGATATTTTAAGGTCTCTTAAAATTCCATCTACTAAAAAACAGACTACGAATTTTCGTAGTCTGTTTTTTTTATATTATTAGATCTAGAACTATCCTTATAACGCATGCCGCCGTTTTCTCCACATATAGGCAAGGAATAGCGCACCAATACCGATTAGAATATAAATGGCGCTCATGTTCCAGGCATTCAAACCGGCACCAGTTACCCATGAGTCCTCCGATGTCCCCACCTCACCCATAAAATTGAGAAAAGGCATTTTATTAAATGGACCCAGATACCAGATGATCATGTACAATACTTCAAAGGTTCGATTCGTCTTCGTCAGCACACCGGAAGCTAAAGCTAGACTTGGGATCAAAATAACACCCGCCACCCAATACGCTAAAGCTTCCACATTTCCCTCCAGAATGAACCTTATGGCCATACCGCTCCCGGTTAGACAGGTCAGCATGACAGCGGCAATCCATACTGCCGATAACTGCCTTATGACGAATCGGGGAGTTGAAGCAACTAGATCATATGTCTGATGGCGTGCTTCTCGACTTCCTATACCCGACCATAACATTAACGGCCAAATCCAAGCTACCGATCCTATCATCCCCTGTGAGGCAGATGATGCAGGAAGAAGGAGGCAGAGAATGATTAAAATGCTTGTTATCCCGAACCAAACCATAGAAGCACCACTCATCATCAAGCGCCATTCTGCAAACACCAAAGCTAGGAAGGACTTACGGACTTTCACCGGAGTTAGATCAGCTACGTGAATGCTTCGGAGCGATTCCCCCTGATCATTATCAATCAAATCGGCAATCTCACGATCTCTATCCTTCTGCTGACTGCTTCTACTCTCTTTCTTTCTCTTGATTGAATCCTCTTTAAAGCCACGAAACGACAAGGTTGCCCCTATAATGACTATGAAGGACAGAATGAAATACAAAGCTCGTTGTTGCATGATTGCTGCTGTCCATTCTACGCCTTGCCATTCGAACAGTTCTAGTGGTTGCTCTAGAACGAGAATCCCAATACTATAGGAACCCGTAAAGTCCGGGTGAATCGACACAACTTCATTCATCATATCTGACGTAATGATTTCCGTTCCAAATGCCGAAAAGCTAGAGCTAGTACCAATAATTATATACAGGAAGAAATAGATTACATTCCCTAGCCCTCCTTGCAGAAATGGCCTTGTTTCGAACAACACAGCTAAGGCAGCAACGACAGCCATGACAGGCAACGCCATGAATAGAAATGGAGACACCAATTGCCACAGCTCAACTTGCATCACCTCTCCCCTCACCACCTGCATGATCAGAGCGACGATTAGGATAAAGAATACGATAATCGATAATACTGCGAAGTTGCTGAGCGCTTTCCCTAGTAAGTAGTGGAATTTTTTCACCGAGGTCGATGCGATGATTTGTCCAACTCGGGTTCGTTCGTCCCGGAGAATGCTGTTCTTCACCAAATAGAATCCAAACAAACTGAGGAATAAGGTTGTAGAGAGGGCGACGGCTCCACCTACCCAGGCTGAATTATAGATCCCTCGATATTTATCGAAATAAAGCGTTACGAATCC is part of the Paenibacillus segetis genome and encodes:
- a CDS encoding alkaline phosphatase family protein codes for the protein MKSMTEQTAMAKHLIVISYDAFSEDQWETASHLPNLSRLIKNGAYSNILKSVYPTLTYVVHTTIATGVYPDKHGIHHNNPLQPFVKEEEQSWFWFRNDIKVPTIYDAAREHNLSTAGILWPVSGKSAIQYNIPEIRAINNENQALKILKSGSPLYCIEMELKYGRVRKGIEQPYLDDFTTKCAVDTIKRKKPNLLMMHMIDLDDAKHVYGTDSNEVKQVITRMDKRLGDILQAVDEAGIKDDTIFLILGDHGQFNVRYKVHLNNLLQEKGLIYEENGEMKWRAYFQCGGGSAYLHIKQGDVEAEQLALAVIRDDMKDEASGIEELYARDELDHLHVGQTTKYMLEAKRGYCFDESMDEPTIVDLDKQGVKYATHGYSPDKDDYRCNVVVSGNKVKNDYHIGDIKMVDIAPTMAKILGIDFNHCDGRSLDEIFIF
- a CDS encoding MFS transporter, which encodes MKLSKEEKSWILYDCGNSAYSMAVTTALLPIVFGMFSNVNNSMDLGYFNSIASILVAILSPILGTIADYKDKKKRFFVFFTLIGVLATASLAFVAPASGQWQLLIVFYILSVIGFAGANIFYDSFLVDITTDDRMDKVSSKGFAFGYIASVIPFGISLILILFMGMDKSIGYQIGFIITALWWGLLTMPMIKDVQQRYYIEPEPKPIMNSFKRLGDTFKNVRQHKVVFVFLIAYFLYIDGVDTIIKMVVPYATSILGADALDTFSLLGILLIIQIVAFPCAIIYGNLAKKYSARTMIIVGIFTYIISCIAAYFITSIWHIFILGALIGSAQGGIQALSRSYYAKIIPKEKSNEFFGFYNIFGKFAAIVGPAVMSLTTTLTGNAKFSILAIIPLFIIGFFVFITLPKEQPEHDDRQGVTL
- a CDS encoding metallophosphoesterase — encoded protein: MSKGWFKINRQVKPTRRRSLLSRLQPKRSFNPKATPKIIEFAVVGDSHVGYGNSSSIFSKLLPKVVSSGNKKFIIFGGDNTQAGANHGNNADAYYTDFKNTVTSTLGSIPYKASIGNWEASTQSLFTTYLGAVAGKLNFPGTQAKVKYVWLDCALGKFTPASLSLLRNLDDQHYYIIDFHWPLKVSGITVDPSHVLSAAETSKFFAAIPTKVRDNVLAIFTHHGHKFYRKLNNIYPGYTKTKFFVCGCSGDYKCKPNGERGYYNGTLTINGATFSVDAFKVSVT